The Salinibacterium sp. M195 genome includes a window with the following:
- a CDS encoding bifunctional proline dehydrogenase/L-glutamate gamma-semialdehyde dehydrogenase, producing the protein MSTHTDNLDASHQQIADQTVATVRRWLAESEEFPTDASATRLAGVLKDPNGLEFTLGFIDTVVRPEDLRVAGRNLERLTHIIPAFLPWYLRFAILVGGGFAPLLPWIIVPIARRVLRGMVGHLIIDATPAKLDKALVHLRREGVNLNLNLLGEAVLGDDEADNRLAGTRALLMRDDVDYVSIKVSSVVSQLSMWAFDETVDRVVDRLTPLYLLALRAPEKKFINLDMEEFKDLDLTIAVFEKLLDQPELLELEAGIVLQAYLPDALDAIKELTTWSTARRARGGANIKVRVVKGANLAMEHVDAVTHHWPMATWGTKQDSDTHYKRVLDWAFTPEHIDAVRIGVAGHNLFDIAFAWHLAQERGVTEGIEFEMLLGMATGQAEAVRKDVGSLLLYTPVVQPSEFDSAISYLVRRLEENASTENFMSGLFELSSNEHIFVREQDRFLASLANLDTPAQVSNRVQDRNQPAALIGDRPFNNVADTDQAIGENRTWGRAILARSGDSQLGVDTVKAGAVTTPEQMKSILDSVTTAGANWGGMPAAERAAILHRAGDAIEASRARLIEVMATEAGKTIAEGDVEVSEAIDFAHYYAERSLDLEAIDDATFVPSKLIIVTPPWNFPVAIPAGSVLSALASGSGVIIKPAKLSQRSAAVMIEALWEAGVPREVLAFVDLKDRELGRVMIADPAVDRVILTGAWETAAMFRSWRNDLPILAETSGKNAIIVTPSADLDLAVADVTKSAFGHAGQKCSAASLVILVGSVGKSERFERQLVDSVRTLRVGLPQDPLTMMGPIVEAAQGKLLNALTTLAPGESWLVKPRQLDDEGKQWTPGVRTGVVPGSEFHMTEYFGPVLGIMRAKNLTEAIAMQNAVDYGLTAGIHSLDPTEVARWLDEVQAGNAYVNRGITGAIVRRQPFGGWKRSAVGCHAKAGGPNYLMTLGQWNAVEQPAARDIQVRGLSDQVSSVIKKAQSGMEFDEFDRVRRAAESDQRAWETEFGISRDVSDLGVERNVFRYRPVPVTVRLSEGEPMGHLVRMIAGAARVGSTIHISSALPLPSLLAESFESGNAAVSVAEVLVESDARWNERATKGELNTNRVRLIGGSAVDLAEAVQGNPDVAVWSGDVTTSGRVELLIFVQEQSLSITAHRFGNPDPAMAALEV; encoded by the coding sequence ATGTCAACTCATACCGACAACCTTGATGCTTCACACCAGCAGATTGCCGACCAAACGGTAGCCACCGTTCGTCGTTGGCTGGCTGAAAGTGAAGAGTTTCCCACCGATGCGAGCGCCACGCGCCTTGCCGGTGTACTGAAAGATCCCAATGGCCTCGAGTTCACTCTTGGCTTCATTGACACCGTGGTTCGCCCCGAAGACCTCCGCGTCGCCGGCCGCAACCTCGAGCGACTCACCCACATCATCCCGGCCTTCCTGCCGTGGTACCTCCGCTTCGCGATTCTTGTTGGTGGAGGCTTCGCGCCGCTGCTGCCGTGGATCATCGTTCCGATCGCGCGTCGGGTACTCCGCGGCATGGTCGGCCACCTCATCATCGATGCAACACCGGCCAAGCTCGACAAGGCCCTCGTGCACTTGCGTCGTGAAGGCGTCAACCTGAACCTCAACCTGCTCGGTGAAGCCGTGCTCGGTGACGACGAAGCAGACAACCGCCTCGCCGGTACCCGCGCGCTCTTGATGCGGGATGACGTTGACTACGTTTCCATCAAGGTGTCGTCGGTTGTGTCTCAGCTTTCCATGTGGGCTTTCGACGAGACCGTTGACCGTGTAGTTGACCGCCTCACCCCTCTCTACCTGCTTGCCCTGCGGGCACCGGAGAAGAAGTTCATCAACCTCGACATGGAGGAGTTCAAAGACCTCGACCTCACCATCGCGGTTTTCGAGAAGCTTCTCGACCAGCCAGAGCTGCTCGAACTCGAGGCCGGTATCGTGCTTCAGGCTTACCTGCCAGACGCGCTGGACGCGATCAAGGAACTCACCACCTGGTCAACGGCTCGTCGCGCTCGCGGCGGTGCCAACATCAAGGTTCGCGTTGTTAAGGGTGCCAACCTCGCGATGGAGCACGTCGACGCGGTAACTCACCACTGGCCGATGGCTACGTGGGGCACCAAGCAAGACAGCGACACTCACTACAAGCGCGTTCTCGACTGGGCATTCACCCCCGAGCACATCGACGCTGTTCGCATTGGTGTTGCCGGCCACAACCTGTTCGACATCGCATTCGCGTGGCACCTCGCTCAAGAGCGTGGCGTCACTGAGGGCATCGAATTCGAAATGCTTCTCGGAATGGCTACCGGCCAGGCCGAAGCAGTCCGGAAGGATGTCGGCAGCCTGCTGCTGTACACGCCCGTCGTTCAGCCGAGCGAGTTCGACTCCGCCATCAGCTACCTCGTGCGCCGCCTCGAAGAGAACGCCAGCACCGAGAACTTCATGTCGGGCCTCTTCGAGCTCTCCAGCAACGAGCACATTTTCGTGCGCGAGCAGGACCGCTTCTTGGCGTCGCTCGCGAACCTTGATACACCAGCACAGGTATCCAACCGGGTGCAGGACCGCAACCAGCCCGCCGCGCTCATCGGCGACCGCCCGTTCAACAACGTCGCAGATACTGACCAGGCCATTGGCGAAAACCGCACCTGGGGTCGTGCGATCCTGGCACGCAGCGGCGACTCCCAGCTCGGCGTTGACACTGTCAAGGCTGGCGCTGTCACTACGCCAGAGCAGATGAAGAGCATCCTCGATTCCGTCACCACTGCCGGAGCGAACTGGGGCGGAATGCCCGCCGCAGAACGCGCCGCGATCTTGCACCGCGCCGGCGACGCGATCGAAGCCTCGCGTGCCCGCCTCATCGAGGTAATGGCTACCGAAGCCGGTAAGACGATCGCCGAAGGTGACGTAGAGGTCAGCGAAGCGATTGACTTCGCGCACTACTACGCTGAGCGCTCTCTCGACCTTGAAGCGATCGACGATGCCACGTTCGTGCCGTCAAAACTCATCATCGTTACTCCGCCGTGGAACTTCCCGGTTGCCATCCCCGCCGGCAGCGTGCTTTCGGCACTCGCCTCGGGCAGTGGCGTCATCATCAAGCCAGCGAAGCTTTCGCAGCGCAGCGCCGCCGTAATGATCGAAGCGCTCTGGGAAGCTGGCGTGCCGCGTGAAGTGCTCGCCTTCGTTGATCTGAAGGATCGCGAGCTCGGTCGCGTCATGATTGCCGACCCCGCTGTTGACCGCGTCATCCTGACGGGGGCGTGGGAAACTGCGGCGATGTTCCGTTCCTGGCGCAATGACCTGCCGATTCTGGCGGAGACCAGTGGCAAGAACGCGATCATCGTCACGCCGAGCGCAGACCTCGACCTCGCCGTCGCCGACGTCACCAAGAGCGCCTTCGGACACGCTGGGCAAAAGTGCTCGGCGGCCTCTCTCGTGATCTTGGTCGGTTCCGTTGGTAAGAGCGAACGTTTCGAGCGTCAGCTTGTCGACTCGGTGCGCACTTTGCGCGTCGGCCTTCCGCAGGACCCTCTCACCATGATGGGCCCGATCGTTGAAGCCGCTCAGGGCAAGTTGCTTAACGCCCTCACCACTCTCGCTCCCGGCGAGAGCTGGCTCGTGAAGCCGCGTCAGCTTGACGACGAAGGCAAGCAGTGGACCCCCGGCGTTCGCACCGGTGTCGTGCCTGGCAGCGAATTCCACATGACCGAATACTTCGGCCCCGTTCTCGGCATCATGCGCGCCAAGAACCTCACCGAGGCGATCGCCATGCAAAATGCCGTGGACTACGGACTGACGGCAGGCATCCACTCCCTCGATCCAACAGAGGTCGCTCGCTGGCTCGATGAAGTTCAGGCCGGAAACGCTTACGTCAACCGCGGAATCACGGGAGCCATTGTTCGCCGCCAGCCGTTCGGTGGCTGGAAGCGTTCAGCTGTTGGTTGCCACGCCAAGGCTGGCGGACCCAACTACCTGATGACCCTCGGACAGTGGAATGCCGTTGAGCAGCCCGCCGCTCGCGACATTCAGGTTCGTGGCCTCAGCGACCAGGTGTCATCGGTTATCAAGAAGGCGCAGTCGGGCATGGAATTCGACGAGTTCGACCGCGTGCGTCGTGCGGCCGAAAGCGACCAGCGTGCGTGGGAGACTGAGTTCGGTATCAGCCGCGACGTCTCAGACCTTGGCGTGGAGCGCAACGTGTTCCGCTACCGTCCGGTGCCCGTCACCGTTCGCCTGTCAGAAGGTGAGCCGATGGGCCACCTCGTGCGGATGATTGCCGGTGCTGCTCGTGTTGGCTCGACCATTCACATCAGTTCTGCGTTGCCGTTGCCGTCGCTGCTCGCTGAGTCTTTCGAGTCAGGAAATGCTGCCGTCTCGGTTGCCGAAGTTCTTGTTGAATCGGATGCTCGCTGGAACGAACGCGCAACGAAGGGTGAGCTCAACACCAACCGGGTGCGCCTCATCGGCGGCTCAGCTGTTGATCTTGCCGAAGCCGTTCAGGGAAACCCTGACGTCGCTGTGTGGTCGGGAGACGTCACGACATCCGGTCGCGTTGAACTGTTGATCTTCGTGCAGGAGCAGTCGCTGTCGATTACGGCACACCGCTTCGGAAACCCCGACCCGGCCATGGCCGCGCTCGAGGTCTAG
- a CDS encoding LysR substrate-binding domain-containing protein, which yields MLDVRRLRLLRELKLRGTIAAVASALSYTPSAVSQQLALLEEEARVPLLVKAGRRVQLTPEAELLVEHTVALLERLELMEAEIHSSLTEVRGTVRLAVFQSAALGIIPQALSVIAREHPQLRIEMTQREPESALFETWTREFDLVIAEQYPGHAAPRHPDLDMIPLYADELSLAVPHDSGIASLADTTHSAWVMEPRGTASRHWAEQQCRRAGIEPDVRFETADLQAHIRLVESGHATAILPGLVWGSRTPTVALRPMPGLPRRTVFTSVRDSSVLRPSIIACREVLEQVVRALAPE from the coding sequence ATGCTCGATGTTCGACGACTGCGACTTTTGCGTGAACTTAAGCTCCGCGGAACGATCGCTGCGGTAGCCAGCGCACTGAGTTACACCCCCTCTGCGGTGTCCCAACAATTGGCTCTATTAGAGGAAGAAGCGCGGGTTCCCCTGCTCGTTAAAGCGGGCCGCCGCGTGCAACTAACGCCCGAAGCAGAGCTCCTCGTCGAGCACACCGTCGCGCTTCTCGAACGTCTTGAACTCATGGAAGCGGAGATCCACTCGTCCCTTACCGAAGTGCGAGGAACCGTACGCCTAGCCGTGTTCCAATCGGCCGCCCTCGGCATCATTCCTCAAGCACTCAGCGTCATCGCCCGCGAGCACCCCCAACTCCGCATCGAAATGACTCAGCGCGAACCCGAAAGTGCGCTCTTTGAAACTTGGACTCGCGAGTTCGACCTCGTTATCGCCGAACAATATCCCGGCCATGCCGCGCCCCGGCACCCCGACCTCGACATGATCCCGCTCTATGCCGACGAGCTTTCCCTGGCTGTGCCGCACGACAGCGGAATCGCCAGCCTTGCCGACACCACCCACAGCGCCTGGGTAATGGAACCCCGCGGCACCGCATCCCGTCACTGGGCAGAACAGCAGTGCCGCCGAGCAGGAATCGAACCCGACGTACGCTTCGAAACCGCCGACCTTCAGGCCCACATCCGGCTCGTTGAATCTGGTCACGCCACCGCGATTCTTCCTGGTCTCGTCTGGGGCAGCCGCACCCCAACGGTCGCCCTGCGTCCTATGCCTGGCCTCCCCCGCCGCACCGTCTTCACCTCGGTGCGCGACTCGAGCGTCCTCCGGCCATCGATCATCGCGTGCCGCGAAGTGCTCGAGCAGGTCGTTCGGGCGCTAGCGCCCGAATAG
- a CDS encoding LacI family DNA-binding transcriptional regulator — protein MESELVAEKLRSGAMPTLEMVAAQAGVSRATVSRVVNGSPKVKADVAATVQAAIDELNYVPNRAARSLVSRKTQAIALVVPESAAKVFDDPFFAAVVQGVALYLADTEYTLTMIIESEKASHKTRRYLLGGNVDGALVVSHHTGDHSYSELSRTLPVVFGGRPLNQVDGNNYFVDVDNFTGACSAVEHLLVSGRRNLATIAGPQDMPPGVDRLDAFHATLKKHGLASNLVEVGDFSPPSGAEAMRRLLARGEPIDGIFAANDQMAIGAYSAIREAGLSVPGDIAVVGFDDDNYGSTATPPLTTVRQPSLEMGRRMAEMIVGLIENRPVDTVTTLSTELVIRDSA, from the coding sequence ATGGAGAGCGAACTCGTGGCGGAGAAATTGCGCAGTGGTGCCATGCCGACACTGGAAATGGTGGCGGCACAGGCAGGCGTTTCGCGCGCCACAGTTTCTCGGGTTGTCAACGGGTCACCCAAGGTGAAAGCGGATGTTGCGGCGACGGTGCAGGCCGCAATCGATGAACTGAACTATGTTCCCAATCGCGCTGCTCGCTCACTGGTCAGCCGCAAGACTCAGGCCATCGCCTTGGTCGTTCCGGAGTCGGCGGCCAAAGTCTTCGATGACCCCTTCTTCGCTGCCGTAGTTCAGGGTGTCGCGCTGTATCTGGCCGACACCGAATACACGCTCACAATGATCATCGAATCGGAGAAGGCTTCGCACAAGACTCGTCGCTACCTGCTTGGCGGCAACGTTGACGGCGCCCTCGTGGTCTCGCACCACACTGGCGACCACTCCTACTCTGAGCTGAGTCGCACCCTGCCTGTTGTCTTCGGTGGGCGCCCCCTGAACCAGGTAGACGGCAATAACTACTTTGTGGATGTCGACAACTTCACCGGCGCCTGCTCGGCCGTTGAACATTTGCTGGTATCCGGTCGCCGCAACCTTGCGACTATCGCCGGCCCGCAAGACATGCCCCCGGGCGTTGACCGTTTGGACGCTTTCCACGCGACGCTTAAGAAGCACGGTCTCGCGAGCAACCTCGTTGAGGTTGGCGACTTCTCGCCGCCGTCGGGAGCGGAAGCAATGCGCCGACTGCTCGCCCGAGGCGAACCCATCGACGGCATTTTCGCGGCCAACGACCAAATGGCCATCGGCGCCTATTCGGCGATCCGCGAAGCGGGGCTCAGCGTTCCGGGCGACATCGCCGTTGTCGGCTTCGACGATGACAACTACGGCAGCACCGCCACTCCGCCGCTCACGACAGTGCGGCAACCGTCGCTCGAGATGGGCCGACGCATGGCCGAAATGATTGTGGGCCTGATCGAAAACCGCCCAGTCGACACGGTGACGACGTTGAGCACTGAGCTCGTCATCCGCGATTCGGCGTAG
- a CDS encoding glycoside hydrolase family 1 protein: MNISPTTPWPEGFLWGSATAAAQIEGAAHEGGKEDSIWDAYARQPFAVANGDTPEVAVDHYYRMDADVQLMKELGLDSYRFSTSWARVVPGDRTPNAEGLDFYSRLVDSLLEAGILPWLTLYHWDLPQALQEKGGWANRETAYRFADYAEAVYNALGDRVSHWTTFNEPLCSSLIGYVAGEHAPGLTDPNLGLAALHHQHLAHGLAAARLRDLAAAKGREIELGITLNLTNAVPNDPSDPVDQDAARRIDGIWNRMFLEPLILGAYPADVIEDVREYDFEQYVQAGDLEIISAPIDFLGVNHYHDDNVSGHPAPADATPGLRPTTKPGRSPFVGSEFVTTPPRDLTRTAMDWEVNPSGLHHLLVRLGQEYPTLPPLYVTENGASYDDNRAGDTIDDAERTQYIEQHIQAVADAIADGADVRGYFVWSLLDNFEWAWGYNKRFGIVYVDYQTQERLPKRSATEYAALIASAKIAA; the protein is encoded by the coding sequence ATGAATATTTCACCAACCACCCCCTGGCCAGAAGGCTTCCTGTGGGGGTCCGCAACCGCGGCCGCCCAAATTGAGGGAGCAGCCCACGAGGGCGGCAAAGAAGATTCCATTTGGGATGCCTATGCCCGCCAGCCCTTTGCCGTCGCGAATGGCGACACCCCTGAGGTTGCCGTCGACCACTACTACCGCATGGATGCCGACGTTCAGCTCATGAAGGAGCTTGGCCTCGACTCCTACCGCTTTTCCACCAGCTGGGCTCGCGTTGTTCCTGGTGACCGCACCCCGAACGCGGAAGGGCTCGACTTCTACAGTCGTCTCGTCGATTCGCTGCTGGAGGCCGGCATCCTGCCCTGGCTCACGCTGTATCACTGGGACCTGCCGCAGGCACTTCAGGAGAAGGGTGGCTGGGCTAATCGGGAGACCGCGTACCGTTTCGCTGACTACGCGGAAGCTGTGTACAACGCTCTCGGCGATCGGGTCAGTCACTGGACAACGTTCAACGAACCGCTCTGCTCCTCACTGATCGGCTACGTTGCCGGCGAGCACGCGCCCGGGCTCACTGACCCCAACCTCGGTTTGGCCGCCCTGCACCACCAACATCTCGCTCATGGGTTGGCTGCGGCTCGACTGCGCGATCTGGCCGCGGCGAAGGGTCGCGAAATTGAGCTTGGCATCACGCTGAACCTCACGAATGCTGTGCCCAATGACCCGAGTGATCCTGTTGATCAGGATGCTGCCCGCCGCATTGATGGCATCTGGAACCGCATGTTTCTCGAGCCGCTCATTCTTGGCGCGTACCCCGCTGATGTGATCGAGGATGTGCGCGAATACGACTTCGAGCAGTACGTGCAGGCTGGCGACTTGGAGATCATCTCCGCCCCCATCGACTTCTTGGGCGTCAACCACTATCACGACGACAACGTGAGCGGACACCCTGCTCCCGCAGATGCGACGCCCGGGCTTCGACCCACCACTAAGCCCGGTCGTTCGCCATTTGTGGGCAGCGAGTTCGTGACGACACCGCCGCGCGATCTCACGCGTACCGCCATGGACTGGGAGGTCAACCCCAGCGGGTTGCACCACTTGCTCGTTCGCCTAGGCCAGGAGTATCCGACACTGCCGCCGCTGTACGTCACCGAAAATGGCGCCTCGTATGACGACAACCGTGCTGGCGACACCATTGATGATGCGGAACGTACCCAGTACATCGAGCAGCACATCCAAGCCGTCGCGGATGCGATCGCCGACGGTGCCGATGTGCGCGGCTACTTCGTCTGGTCGCTACTCGACAACTTTGAATGGGCTTGGGGTTACAACAAACGATTCGGCATCGTGTACGTCGATTATCAAACGCAAGAACGCCTCCCCAAGCGAAGCGCAACGGAGTACGCCGCACTGATCGCGTCAGCCAAGATTGCTGCCTGA
- a CDS encoding carbohydrate ABC transporter permease, with amino-acid sequence MSTTSPPRTPHSRPSALAIAAARKTADKKAKRRAGNQGLEKRPGFLLYGILLALFLGGSYPLWWSYVVGSSDNTAITETWPPLLPGGRFWINVSEVLTTVPFWQSLLNSIIVSTIITTSVIFFSTLAGYAFAKLRFKGREGLMIFVIATLAVPTQLGIIPQFMLMKELGWTGTLGAVIVPTLVTAFGVFFMRQYLVDVIPDELIEAARVDGANMFRTFWSVGLPAARPAMAILGLFTFMTAWTDYLWPLLVAPQNPTLQVALSQLQSAKYVDYSVVLSGAVLATLPLLIIFILAGRQLVSGIMSGAVKG; translated from the coding sequence ATGAGCACCACGAGCCCCCCGCGCACCCCTCACTCCAGGCCGTCTGCGTTGGCCATCGCCGCCGCACGCAAGACTGCAGACAAGAAGGCGAAGCGTCGCGCAGGCAACCAGGGTCTTGAGAAGCGCCCCGGATTTCTTCTCTACGGAATTCTGCTCGCGCTCTTCCTCGGTGGGTCATACCCGCTGTGGTGGTCCTATGTTGTTGGCTCGAGCGACAACACCGCCATTACCGAAACATGGCCGCCACTGTTGCCGGGCGGTCGATTCTGGATCAACGTCAGCGAAGTACTGACAACGGTTCCGTTCTGGCAGTCGCTACTGAACAGCATCATCGTCTCCACGATCATCACGACCTCGGTGATTTTCTTCTCAACTCTGGCCGGCTATGCCTTCGCCAAGCTTCGTTTCAAGGGCCGCGAAGGGCTCATGATCTTTGTGATCGCGACTCTCGCCGTGCCAACCCAACTCGGCATCATCCCGCAGTTCATGCTCATGAAAGAGCTCGGCTGGACGGGCACACTCGGTGCCGTAATCGTGCCGACGCTCGTCACCGCGTTTGGCGTGTTCTTCATGAGGCAATATTTGGTGGATGTCATCCCCGATGAGCTCATTGAGGCTGCGCGAGTAGACGGGGCAAACATGTTCCGCACGTTCTGGAGCGTTGGGCTTCCCGCCGCGCGCCCCGCAATGGCGATCCTAGGCCTCTTCACCTTCATGACCGCGTGGACCGACTACCTCTGGCCGCTCCTGGTCGCGCCTCAGAACCCGACCCTGCAAGTAGCTCTTAGTCAGCTTCAGAGCGCAAAATACGTTGACTACTCTGTTGTGCTTTCCGGAGCGGTGCTTGCGACACTGCCGCTTCTGATCATCTTTATTCTCGCGGGGCGGCAACTCGTCTCGGGCATCATGTCTGGAGCAGTAAAAGGCTAA
- a CDS encoding carbohydrate ABC transporter permease, producing MTTTTSPPRPDTGQAQQRTERVQTRLTRRQRLSRLDVKASPYLYIAPFFVLFALIGLFPLIYTFVVSLNDWDILSGPGEWIGLENYVAELNDPYFWNSLFNTMSIFLLSAIPQLVAAVFIAALLDQNIRAKTFWRMSILIPYIVTPVAVAIIFSSAFGEKYGLINNILTSFNIDPVFWKSEVFPSHFAIATMVNWRWTGYNALILLAAMQAVPRDIYESAALDGAGPVRRFFSMTLPSIRPTMIFVIITATIGGLQIFTEPKLFNPTSANLGGAHREYQTTVLYLWDMAFNRGDFGKASAIAWLLFLIIVGIGLLNFMISRKIASTEVKVISKRRAKKLARYRATTAASPVGTNPAGTNPTTGSTAVTVDKEKRS from the coding sequence ATGACGACGACGACGAGTCCTCCCCGGCCTGACACAGGCCAGGCTCAGCAGCGGACCGAGCGCGTGCAGACTCGGCTCACTCGACGGCAACGTCTGAGTCGTCTCGATGTGAAAGCCTCCCCCTACCTCTATATCGCCCCCTTCTTTGTGCTCTTCGCACTCATCGGGCTCTTCCCCCTCATCTACACGTTCGTGGTCTCCCTCAACGACTGGGACATTTTGAGCGGGCCCGGTGAATGGATCGGCCTCGAGAACTACGTTGCCGAGCTCAACGACCCCTACTTCTGGAATTCGCTCTTCAACACGATGAGCATCTTCCTCCTCAGCGCCATCCCGCAGCTTGTTGCCGCCGTCTTCATCGCGGCCCTGCTCGACCAAAACATCCGCGCTAAAACGTTCTGGCGTATGAGCATCCTGATTCCGTACATCGTTACCCCGGTTGCGGTCGCGATCATCTTCTCGAGCGCATTTGGCGAAAAGTACGGCCTCATCAACAACATCCTGACCTCGTTCAATATCGACCCGGTGTTCTGGAAGAGTGAAGTATTCCCCAGCCACTTCGCGATCGCCACCATGGTCAATTGGCGCTGGACCGGCTATAACGCCCTGATCTTGCTCGCCGCCATGCAGGCTGTTCCCCGCGACATCTACGAATCGGCCGCTCTCGATGGTGCAGGCCCGGTGCGCCGCTTCTTCTCAATGACGCTGCCGAGCATCCGGCCCACCATGATCTTCGTGATCATCACCGCCACCATCGGCGGACTTCAAATCTTCACCGAGCCGAAGCTGTTCAACCCCACCAGCGCCAACCTGGGTGGTGCCCATCGCGAGTATCAAACCACCGTGCTCTATCTGTGGGATATGGCCTTCAACCGTGGTGACTTTGGCAAGGCATCCGCCATCGCGTGGCTGCTGTTCCTGATCATCGTCGGCATCGGGCTGCTCAACTTCATGATCTCGCGCAAAATCGCCTCCACCGAAGTCAAAGTCATCTCCAAGCGCCGAGCTAAGAAGCTTGCACGCTACCGGGCCACCACCGCGGCCAGCCCCGTTGGAACCAATCCTGCCGGCACCAACCCCACCACTGGCTCGACGGCGGTAACAGTAGACAAGGAGAAGCGCTCATGA